A portion of the Flavobacterium magnum genome contains these proteins:
- the fusA gene encoding elongation factor G produces MARDLKYTRNIGIAAHIDAGKTTTTERILFYTGKSHKIGEVHDGAATMDWMAQEQERGITITSAATTCEWNFPTIQGKVTPETKPYHFNIIDTPGHVDFTVEVNRSLRVLDGLVFLFSAVDGVEPQSETNWRLADQYRVPRMGFVNKMDRQGSNFLGVCQQVRDMLKSNAVAITLPIGDEIDFKGVVDLVKNQAIVWHDETQGATFDIVDIPADMVDEVKEYRSILIEAVAEYDENLLDKYMEDENSITEEEINNALRAATIDMAIIPMIAGSSFKNKGVQFMLDAVCKYLPAPTDKEGIEGIHPDDADLLEEDQTKILRRPDVKEPFAALAFKIATDPFVGRLAFFRAYSGRLDAGSYILNTRSGNKERISRIYQMHANKQNPIEFIEAGDIGAAVGFKDIKTGDTLCDEKNPIILESMKFPDPVIGIAIEPKTKADVDKMGMALAKLAEEDPTFTVRTDEASGQTIISGMGELHLDILVDRMKREFKVEVNQGEPQVEYKEAFTKSAQHREVYKKQSGGRGKFGDIVFRLEPAQEVDGKVPMGLQFVNEVKGGNVPKEFIPAVEKGFREAMKTGPLAGYQVDSLRVTLLDGSYHAVDSDALSFELAAKMGYKEVAKAAGAIVLEPIMKIEVITPEENMGDIVGDLNRRRGQVNDMGDRNGAKTIKADVPLSEMFGYVTTLRTLSSGRATSTMEFSHYAETPSNISEAVIKKAKGNA; encoded by the coding sequence ATGGCAAGAGATTTAAAATACACAAGAAACATTGGGATTGCTGCCCACATCGATGCCGGTAAGACGACAACGACGGAGCGTATCCTTTTTTATACCGGAAAGTCACACAAAATAGGGGAAGTGCACGATGGTGCTGCTACTATGGACTGGATGGCGCAGGAGCAGGAGCGTGGTATCACGATCACTTCGGCTGCTACAACCTGTGAGTGGAATTTCCCTACAATCCAGGGCAAGGTCACTCCGGAAACAAAACCGTATCACTTTAATATTATCGATACCCCTGGGCACGTGGATTTTACCGTCGAGGTAAACCGTTCGCTGCGTGTACTGGATGGACTTGTTTTCCTTTTCTCTGCGGTTGATGGTGTAGAGCCACAATCAGAGACGAACTGGAGGCTTGCTGACCAGTACCGTGTGCCACGTATGGGATTCGTGAACAAAATGGACCGTCAGGGATCAAACTTCCTTGGTGTTTGCCAGCAGGTTCGTGATATGTTGAAATCAAATGCTGTGGCAATCACGTTGCCTATCGGTGATGAGATCGATTTCAAAGGTGTGGTGGATTTGGTGAAGAATCAGGCTATTGTATGGCATGATGAGACACAAGGCGCTACTTTCGATATTGTTGACATTCCTGCTGACATGGTAGACGAGGTAAAAGAATACCGCTCTATCCTGATCGAGGCTGTGGCAGAATATGACGAGAACCTTTTGGATAAATATATGGAAGATGAAAATTCCATTACTGAAGAGGAAATCAATAACGCTTTGCGCGCGGCTACCATCGATATGGCCATCATCCCGATGATTGCAGGTTCTTCATTCAAAAATAAAGGGGTTCAGTTTATGCTGGATGCAGTTTGTAAATATCTGCCAGCTCCCACCGACAAAGAAGGTATCGAAGGTATCCATCCTGACGATGCTGATTTGTTAGAAGAAGATCAGACTAAAATTTTGCGTCGTCCTGACGTAAAAGAGCCGTTTGCTGCCTTGGCATTTAAGATTGCCACTGACCCGTTCGTAGGACGTCTGGCTTTCTTCCGTGCTTACTCGGGCCGCCTTGATGCCGGTTCATACATCCTGAACACGCGTTCAGGTAACAAGGAGCGTATTTCACGTATCTACCAGATGCACGCCAACAAGCAAAACCCAATCGAGTTTATCGAAGCTGGTGATATTGGTGCGGCTGTTGGATTTAAGGATATCAAGACCGGTGATACATTGTGTGATGAGAAGAACCCGATTATCCTGGAATCTATGAAATTCCCTGATCCCGTAATCGGTATCGCGATCGAGCCTAAGACTAAGGCTGACGTGGATAAGATGGGTATGGCTTTGGCCAAACTGGCTGAAGAGGATCCGACGTTTACCGTTCGTACAGATGAGGCTTCAGGTCAGACGATCATCTCTGGTATGGGTGAGCTTCACCTCGATATCCTTGTAGATCGTATGAAGCGTGAATTTAAAGTGGAAGTAAACCAGGGCGAGCCTCAGGTTGAATATAAAGAAGCATTTACCAAATCAGCACAGCACCGTGAAGTGTACAAGAAACAGTCGGGTGGTCGTGGTAAATTCGGTGATATCGTATTCCGTCTTGAGCCAGCTCAGGAAGTGGATGGAAAAGTGCCGATGGGCTTACAGTTCGTTAACGAGGTAAAAGGAGGTAACGTTCCTAAGGAATTTATCCCTGCCGTAGAAAAAGGTTTCCGTGAGGCTATGAAAACCGGTCCGTTGGCTGGTTATCAGGTGGACAGCTTAAGGGTTACTCTGCTTGACGGTTCTTACCACGCGGTGGATTCGGATGCACTTTCATTTGAATTGGCGGCGAAGATGGGTTACAAAGAAGTGGCGAAAGCTGCAGGAGCCATCGTTCTGGAGCCAATCATGAAAATCGAGGTAATTACCCCTGAGGAAAACATGGGTGATATCGTAGGGGATTTGAATCGTCGTCGTGGCCAGGTCAATGACATGGGTGACAGGAACGGTGCCAAAACCATCAAGGCCGATGTGCCGCTTTCTGAGATGTTCGGTTATGT
- the rpsG gene encoding 30S ribosomal protein S7, which produces MRKRQAKKRPLLPDPRFNDQLVTRFVNNLMWDGKKSTAFKVFYDAIDIVETKKQDAEKSALEIWKDALTNVMPHVEVRSRRVGGATFQIPMQIRPDRKISMAMKWMILYARRRNEKSMAQRLASEVLAAAKEEGAAVKKRMDTHKMAEANKAFSHFRF; this is translated from the coding sequence ATGAGAAAAAGACAGGCCAAGAAAAGACCTCTTTTGCCGGATCCAAGGTTTAACGACCAATTGGTAACACGTTTTGTAAATAACTTAATGTGGGACGGTAAGAAATCAACTGCTTTCAAAGTATTCTATGATGCAATCGATATCGTAGAAACCAAGAAACAAGATGCTGAGAAATCAGCCCTTGAAATCTGGAAAGATGCGCTGACCAATGTGATGCCGCACGTAGAAGTACGTTCGCGCCGTGTGGGTGGAGCTACATTCCAGATCCCGATGCAAATCAGACCAGACCGTAAAATCTCTATGGCGATGAAGTGGATGATCCTTTATGCGCGTAGAAGAAATGAGAAATCCATGGCGCAACGTCTGGCTTCTGAAGTTTTAGCTGCCGCTAAGGAAGAAGGTGCCGCCGTTAAGAAACGTATGGATACCCATAAAATGGCTGAAGCAAACAAAGCGTTCTCTCACTTTAGATTTTAA
- the rpsL gene encoding 30S ribosomal protein S12 produces MPTIQQLVRTGRTQITKKSKSVALDSCPQRRGVCTRVYTTTPKKPNSAMRKVARVRLTNGNEVNAYIPGEGHNLQEHSIVLVRGGRVKDLPGVRYHIVRGALDTSGVAGRTQRRSKYGAKRPKEAKK; encoded by the coding sequence ATGCCAACAATTCAACAATTAGTAAGAACTGGAAGAACCCAGATAACTAAGAAGAGTAAATCGGTTGCTTTGGATTCATGCCCTCAAAGAAGGGGAGTATGTACGCGTGTTTACACTACTACACCTAAAAAGCCAAACTCAGCGATGCGTAAAGTAGCGCGTGTACGTTTGACTAACGGTAATGAGGTAAACGCCTACATCCCTGGAGAAGGCCATAACCTGCAAGAGCACTCGATAGTATTAGTTAGGGGTGGAAGGGTAAAGGATTTACCGGGAGTTAGGTATCACATCGTTCGTGGTGCGCTTGATACATCAGGTGTTGCCGGAAGGACGCAAAGGAGATCTAAATACGGTGCTAAACGCCCTAAAGAAGCTAAAAAGTAA
- a CDS encoding SusC/RagA family TonB-linked outer membrane protein, with amino-acid sequence MKPRLTNYFAVLFVLFVQFAFAQERTVSGTVSDNSGLPLPGVSIVVKGTQTGTQTDFDGKFSIQATPTTVLVFSFIGMKTQEVTASSTNLNVKMAEDAVELEGVVVTAFGIKRNPKDLGYSVSSVKAEDLTGNSEPDLIRSLNGKVAGVNVNVSTGVAGAANQITIRGINSFNGDTQPLIIVDGVAYDNTEITTSSQVTGGGGYQNGLSSLDPNDIATFNVLKSAAASALYGSRARNGVIVITTKSGSGGKKDSKLSVNVGTGTYFETIANLPDYQNKYGAGANGNYSNSNGSWGPSFESLTTIPTWGPLLDAFPELGPTQPYVAHPNNVKDLFQTGTVIDNTIGFSYSGQDGSFNVTISDLDQDGYIPYNTYDRTSIAVGGTFKLANKLTVGANASLSKTAQVGGFFGENQFDGSSSSFARTLYLARNWDFNLPYKDPVTGYSVTPVAGQFDHPLWSWEHDQISTDTYRTVTGMNLNYAINDHISASYRIGVNRYNLARKEIRDLGSRAEGGLGSITTDNYTNQNIESTLLLNFNYKLSDSFNFEGILGNNIFDETVHRIVYYGKELNLPNIYTMHNVKNISNLLDESTRKRNAGIFADVTFSYKEYLFLNATARNDFSSSLPKDNNSYFYPSASASIILTDALGIKSDVLGFAKLRAAYAKVGNDADAEFIKRSFVQGQAYNGATIIRNDTEIGDPNVTPEFTDEFEIGTDLEFFKRRIIVDLSLYNKTTKDLLTPVTVPTSSGYEILRTNLGEMTNKGIELGLTLVPVQNTNFKWTLYTTFTKNKNEVTELIEGLDRFALDPNEPSYVIKGEPFGVFYGTKFARDANGNYLIDQDGGGIIADPTPGIIGDPNPDFKMSFTNTLSYKGFTLRGQFDYRKGGDISSTTIESLLGRGVTRDTEDREHTFIIPGFYGNSDGTPVLDGAGNQIPNTTQINMNELYFSPAGGNTFAINSVDEADIYDGTVFRLREVSLTYDVPKKFLEKTPFGGISFSVIGNNLWYFAPNVPKYTNFDPDTTSFGGTALQGVEITAAPTAKRYGFRLNLTF; translated from the coding sequence ATGAAACCTAGATTAACAAATTACTTTGCAGTGCTTTTTGTGCTGTTTGTGCAATTCGCATTTGCACAGGAAAGGACGGTTAGCGGGACAGTTTCTGACAATAGTGGCTTACCGCTTCCCGGCGTAAGCATTGTCGTCAAGGGGACGCAAACCGGTACCCAGACCGATTTTGATGGTAAGTTTTCCATCCAGGCAACACCTACAACCGTGTTGGTGTTCAGTTTCATCGGAATGAAAACACAGGAAGTCACTGCCTCTTCCACAAACCTGAACGTAAAAATGGCCGAAGATGCGGTGGAGCTCGAAGGTGTGGTCGTGACGGCGTTCGGAATCAAGAGAAACCCGAAAGATCTGGGGTACTCTGTAAGCAGTGTGAAAGCCGAAGATCTTACGGGAAATTCCGAACCGGACCTAATCCGTTCGTTAAACGGTAAGGTTGCGGGTGTAAACGTGAACGTCTCAACGGGGGTCGCCGGTGCGGCAAACCAGATTACAATCAGGGGTATCAATTCGTTTAACGGCGACACACAACCTCTGATCATCGTGGATGGTGTGGCCTATGACAACACCGAAATTACGACATCAAGCCAAGTTACCGGTGGTGGTGGATACCAGAACGGACTTTCCAGTCTTGACCCGAATGACATTGCGACCTTCAACGTACTGAAGAGTGCGGCTGCTTCTGCGCTTTACGGCTCAAGGGCGCGTAACGGGGTTATCGTAATCACTACAAAATCAGGATCAGGTGGCAAGAAAGACAGCAAACTGAGCGTGAATGTGGGTACCGGAACTTATTTCGAGACCATTGCCAATTTACCGGATTACCAAAACAAATATGGGGCTGGAGCCAATGGAAATTATTCCAATTCGAATGGTTCGTGGGGACCAAGTTTCGAATCGCTGACAACGATCCCTACATGGGGTCCACTGCTTGATGCGTTTCCTGAATTGGGACCAACACAACCTTACGTAGCCCATCCGAATAACGTTAAGGACCTGTTCCAGACCGGTACGGTGATCGATAATACAATCGGTTTCAGCTACAGCGGACAGGACGGCAGTTTCAATGTAACCATCTCGGATCTCGATCAGGACGGTTATATTCCTTACAACACGTATGACAGGACGTCAATAGCTGTTGGAGGTACTTTTAAATTGGCCAACAAACTTACCGTAGGGGCAAATGCCAGTTTATCTAAAACTGCTCAGGTAGGCGGTTTCTTCGGTGAAAACCAATTTGACGGTTCTTCGTCTTCGTTTGCAAGGACATTGTACCTGGCAAGGAACTGGGACTTCAACTTACCATACAAGGATCCTGTTACAGGCTACTCCGTGACTCCCGTTGCCGGACAGTTTGACCATCCATTATGGTCCTGGGAGCATGATCAGATTTCCACAGACACTTACAGGACCGTGACGGGTATGAATTTGAACTATGCCATCAACGACCACATCTCAGCAAGCTACCGCATCGGTGTGAACCGCTACAACCTGGCCCGTAAGGAAATTCGTGACCTTGGATCGCGTGCTGAAGGCGGATTGGGATCCATCACTACTGATAATTACACCAATCAAAACATCGAATCCACTTTGTTGCTGAACTTTAATTATAAGTTAAGCGACAGTTTTAATTTCGAAGGTATACTTGGAAACAACATATTCGATGAAACAGTACATCGCATAGTTTATTACGGCAAGGAATTAAACCTTCCGAACATTTACACCATGCACAACGTAAAAAACATTTCGAACCTGCTCGATGAAAGTACAAGGAAAAGGAATGCGGGTATTTTCGCCGACGTCACATTCTCTTACAAAGAATACCTGTTCCTTAATGCAACAGCCAGGAATGATTTCAGTTCCTCACTGCCAAAAGACAACAATTCGTACTTCTACCCTTCCGCAAGTGCCTCTATTATCCTGACCGATGCACTCGGAATTAAAAGTGATGTACTTGGTTTTGCAAAACTGCGTGCCGCGTACGCAAAAGTGGGTAACGATGCCGATGCCGAATTTATCAAACGCAGCTTCGTACAGGGGCAGGCTTATAATGGAGCGACAATCATCAGAAATGACACTGAAATCGGAGATCCGAATGTCACTCCTGAATTTACGGATGAATTTGAAATCGGAACGGATTTAGAATTCTTCAAAAGGAGGATTATCGTTGACCTGAGCTTGTACAACAAAACCACAAAGGATCTGCTTACTCCTGTAACGGTTCCAACTTCAAGCGGTTATGAAATATTAAGGACGAACCTTGGGGAAATGACCAATAAGGGTATCGAACTTGGATTGACCCTGGTGCCGGTCCAGAACACAAACTTCAAATGGACATTATACACCACGTTCACGAAAAACAAAAATGAGGTTACTGAGCTGATTGAAGGGCTCGACAGGTTTGCGCTTGATCCTAATGAACCTTCTTATGTCATTAAGGGAGAGCCATTCGGGGTATTTTATGGTACAAAATTCGCTCGTGACGCGAACGGAAATTACCTGATCGATCAGGATGGTGGTGGTATCATTGCCGATCCTACTCCGGGTATCATCGGTGATCCAAACCCTGATTTCAAAATGAGCTTTACAAACACTTTATCTTACAAAGGGTTTACACTTCGCGGACAATTCGATTACCGTAAAGGTGGCGACATCAGTTCAACGACTATCGAATCGCTTCTCGGCCGCGGTGTTACAAGAGATACCGAAGATCGTGAACATACTTTCATCATCCCGGGTTTTTATGGTAATTCTGATGGAACCCCGGTACTGGATGGCGCCGGCAATCAAATCCCGAACACGACGCAGATTAATATGAATGAGCTGTATTTCTCGCCTGCAGGCGGTAACACTTTTGCCATCAATAGTGTGGACGAAGCCGATATTTACGACGGTACGGTCTTCAGGTTGAGAGAGGTGAGCCTTACTTATGATGTGCCAAAGAAATTCCTTGAGAAAACACCATTTGGCGGTATCAGCTTTTCCGTTATCGGAAACAACCTATGGTACTTTGCGCCAAACGTACCAAAATATACCAATTTCGATCCAGATACAACAAGTTTTGGAGGAACGGCGTTACAAGGTGTGGAAATCACCGCTGCCCCTACTGCGAAGCGTTATGGATTTAGACTTAATTTAACTTTCTAA
- a CDS encoding SusD/RagB family nutrient-binding outer membrane lipoprotein, translating to MKLFDIINKNKGKLVIASAAMLVLSCSEYLDVDTDTDNPTVAPLTQLLSGIEVDLNNTNNFLNYTGSILQVYTHQMTVREEQDQYGTKVDNINMKNDWDNTYLTLTNIETLIAQATESGDMQYVGIAQMLKAYSMSTAVDLWGDIPYSEAAQLASTGIKSPKFDDQKEIYAAILALIDTAKGNMASPDGQTPGSDDLIYGGDMDKWIRFANTFKLKLYNQTRLTPDFDQAGFDALITENNFFDSIDDDFQFNQTNKLSPTDERNKFFLESYNSTQFSTYMSPWFYEILKGMNPTIHNGNPDPRIPYYFYNQLAPGEFPPDQGDTATGDPKADYWDASTGFFSIRFGSTGPNRDFSAENSYTYPGIFPAGGRYDDGGAQVQSGTTATGIAPHRILTYDEFLYIQAELMLAGKITGDPAAKLQEAMEASFEKVDQVVARNLTSQDVPVLTGSAEVTSFIANVITEFNAGSAAKKLEVVMTQKWVATFGDPADQYNDYRRTGYPVLANPDGPSPEYQLNNGDGFPIIDSQTVLNNDYQFSLFWPQSELNANQNAPAQKNPGTYKIFWDVN from the coding sequence ATGAAACTGTTCGATATAATAAATAAAAACAAAGGGAAACTGGTTATTGCCTCCGCGGCAATGCTGGTCCTGAGTTGCAGTGAATATCTCGATGTGGATACGGATACTGACAACCCGACGGTGGCACCGCTGACACAATTGCTCAGTGGTATCGAAGTCGACCTCAATAACACTAACAATTTCCTGAATTATACCGGCAGCATACTGCAGGTGTATACGCACCAGATGACCGTTAGGGAAGAGCAGGACCAATATGGTACGAAAGTCGACAACATCAACATGAAGAATGACTGGGATAATACTTACCTGACCCTGACCAATATCGAAACGCTGATTGCCCAGGCGACTGAGTCCGGTGATATGCAATACGTCGGTATCGCACAGATGCTTAAAGCGTATTCTATGTCCACAGCAGTCGACTTGTGGGGCGACATTCCTTATTCAGAGGCCGCGCAATTGGCGTCGACAGGGATCAAGAGTCCAAAATTTGACGACCAGAAAGAAATTTATGCGGCAATCCTTGCATTGATTGACACGGCGAAAGGCAATATGGCAAGCCCGGATGGGCAAACTCCAGGCAGTGATGACCTGATCTACGGTGGCGATATGGACAAATGGATCCGATTTGCCAATACGTTCAAATTGAAACTGTATAACCAAACCAGGTTGACGCCTGATTTCGACCAGGCTGGTTTTGACGCCTTAATCACTGAAAATAATTTCTTCGATTCAATTGATGACGATTTCCAGTTTAACCAAACCAACAAGCTGTCCCCAACCGACGAGCGAAATAAATTTTTCCTGGAATCGTATAACAGCACCCAGTTTTCTACGTACATGAGCCCATGGTTCTACGAAATTCTTAAAGGAATGAATCCAACTATCCACAATGGAAATCCCGACCCAAGGATTCCGTACTATTTCTACAATCAATTGGCTCCCGGAGAGTTTCCACCAGATCAGGGCGATACTGCAACAGGAGATCCAAAAGCGGACTATTGGGACGCATCGACAGGATTCTTCAGCATCCGTTTTGGAAGTACCGGCCCTAACCGTGATTTCAGTGCAGAAAATTCCTATACATACCCTGGTATATTTCCGGCCGGAGGTCGTTATGATGATGGAGGTGCACAGGTTCAGAGCGGGACTACCGCAACAGGAATCGCTCCGCACAGGATCCTTACTTACGATGAGTTCCTGTACATTCAGGCAGAGTTGATGCTTGCCGGAAAAATTACAGGCGATCCTGCAGCCAAGCTCCAGGAGGCTATGGAGGCCAGCTTCGAAAAAGTCGATCAGGTAGTAGCGCGAAACTTGACTTCACAGGATGTTCCTGTACTGACAGGGTCTGCGGAAGTGACTTCATTTATTGCAAACGTGATTACAGAATTTAATGCGGGCAGTGCAGCCAAGAAATTAGAAGTGGTGATGACGCAGAAATGGGTGGCCACTTTCGGGGATCCGGCTGACCAGTATAATGATTACAGAAGGACCGGCTACCCTGTTCTTGCCAATCCAGACGGCCCGTCTCCTGAATATCAACTGAACAATGGCGACGGTTTCCCGATCATCGATTCACAAACGGTACTGAATAATGATTACCAATTTTCATTATTCTGGCCACAAAGTGAATTGAACGCAAACCAAAACGCGCCGGCACAGAAGAACCCAGGTACGTACAAGATTTTTTGGGATGTTAACTAA
- the rlmB gene encoding 23S rRNA (guanosine(2251)-2'-O)-methyltransferase RlmB → MEKEQQIFGIRAIIEAITAKKEIDKVFIQKDAAGELMKDLMKVMKRNNVNFSYVPVEKLNRLTHNNHQGAVASISPVSFYDLESLTEKVIATGKMPLLLILDQISDARNFGAIIRTAECTGVDGIIVQKAGSAPVNGDTVKTSAGAVFNVPICKVEHIKDAIFYLQGSGIKTVAATEKTEHSLYDINLNEPLAIVMGSEDRGINPSVLKIIDEKASLPMAGSIGSLNVSVACGAFLYEAVRQRA, encoded by the coding sequence ATGGAAAAAGAACAACAGATTTTTGGAATCAGGGCCATCATTGAAGCGATTACAGCTAAAAAAGAAATAGATAAAGTATTCATTCAGAAGGATGCTGCAGGCGAACTGATGAAAGACCTGATGAAAGTCATGAAAAGGAACAACGTCAACTTTTCCTACGTCCCTGTTGAAAAACTGAATCGCCTTACCCACAACAACCACCAGGGTGCCGTCGCTTCGATATCCCCTGTCAGTTTCTATGATCTGGAGTCGCTGACAGAAAAAGTCATAGCAACAGGAAAAATGCCGTTATTGCTTATTTTGGATCAAATCTCAGACGCGCGAAATTTCGGTGCCATCATCCGTACTGCAGAATGCACCGGTGTGGATGGCATTATCGTACAGAAAGCGGGTTCCGCGCCAGTCAACGGAGATACCGTCAAAACGTCTGCAGGCGCCGTTTTCAACGTACCGATCTGCAAGGTAGAGCACATCAAGGATGCCATATTTTATCTGCAGGGATCCGGAATTAAGACGGTCGCAGCCACCGAAAAAACAGAACACAGCCTTTACGACATCAATTTAAATGAACCACTTGCGATTGTGATGGGTTCAGAAGACCGCGGCATCAATCCATCGGTGCTCAAGATTATAGATGAGAAAGCCAGCCTTCCGATGGCAGGCAGCATCGGTTCGCTGAATGTTTCAGTAGCCTGTGGCGCATTCCTTTATGAAGCGGTGCGTCAGCGCGCCTGA
- a CDS encoding rhomboid family intramembrane serine protease, whose protein sequence is MKDNYFKFSLSVIALPLFSVLLLWIVFWANAKFGLHLRDYGIYPRTFEGLRGILFSPFLHGDISHLFNNSIPLFILLAALRYFYRELTFRVIGYGILVSGMLTWMIARDAFHIGASSLIYVLVSFIFFKGIRTGYYRLVALSMMVVLIYGSLIWFVFPGVDETISWEGHLSGLLTGFAFSVIYKTPDYQKEIRYEWEKPEYDASADKFMQRFDENGNFVNPPPPEPEPEVFPGYIFVYDFIPETKEEKPEDNQAR, encoded by the coding sequence ATGAAAGACAATTACTTCAAATTTTCGCTGTCCGTGATAGCGTTGCCGCTTTTTTCGGTGCTGTTATTGTGGATTGTGTTCTGGGCCAATGCGAAGTTCGGCCTGCACCTTCGGGATTACGGCATTTATCCGCGTACTTTTGAAGGATTGCGCGGCATCCTCTTCAGTCCATTCCTGCATGGTGATATCAGTCATCTTTTCAACAACTCTATCCCATTGTTCATACTGCTCGCGGCTTTGCGCTATTTCTACCGCGAGCTGACTTTCAGGGTCATAGGTTACGGCATCCTCGTTTCAGGGATGCTTACATGGATGATTGCCCGCGATGCATTCCATATCGGCGCCAGTTCCCTGATTTATGTACTGGTGAGTTTCATTTTTTTTAAAGGGATCCGGACGGGATATTATCGGCTGGTTGCCTTATCCATGATGGTGGTGCTGATTTACGGCAGCCTGATCTGGTTTGTATTTCCGGGTGTGGATGAGACGATTTCCTGGGAAGGGCATCTCAGTGGCCTGCTTACGGGCTTTGCGTTCTCGGTAATCTATAAAACACCGGATTATCAAAAGGAAATCCGTTATGAGTGGGAAAAGCCAGAATATGATGCTTCCGCAGATAAATTCATGCAGCGCTTCGATGAAAATGGAAATTTTGTCAATCCGCCACCGCCGGAACCGGAGCCTGAGGTCTTCCCGGGCTACATATTTGTTTATGATTTTATTCCTGAAACCAAAGAAGAAAAGCCGGAGGACAATCAGGCGCGCTGA